Proteins encoded within one genomic window of Nitrospira sp. SG-bin1:
- a CDS encoding NADH-quinone oxidoreductase subunit C/D (NuoCD; NDH-1 shuttles electrons from NADH, via FMN and iron-sulfur (Fe-S) centers, to quinones in the respiratory chain; subunits NuoCD, E, F, and G constitute the peripheral sector of the complex; in Escherichia coli this gene encodes a fusion protein of NuoC and NuoD that are found separate in other organisms) — protein sequence MNRLSSTIEGVSVGVSGVVKELESRFGSGGIMAFQPTKDEIPTVWIDNNRLRDTLTYLKSEIPRPFPMLFDLSATDERLRRNHGGLPIGLFTVFYRLYSFDRNESLRIKVPLREEPLSLPSVMDLWPNADWYEREIYDMFGIRFEGHPFLRRLLMPPWWDGHPLRKEHPARGTEMGRFQLPPEKLAMTQEALRFKPEDWGLVRTHHDSDFDYMFINLGPAHTGTHGVLRLVTQLAGEEIIDIVPDIGFHHRAKEKIAERQTWHTFIPYTDRVDYLQGVLNEMPYCLSVERLAGITVPDRAQVIRVMMSEFYRLASHLVWYGTFAQDVGALSPVFYMFNDRERIHAITEAICGGRMHPNWFRIGGVSQDLPVGWDKLVKQFVDYLPGRLDEYERLVMDNPIFKERTVGIGAFTLEDAIAWGATGPMLRACGLPWDLRKVRPYSGYDRFDFEVPVGSRGDCYDRAVVHVLEMRQSLRIIRQCLDHMPAGPYKSLDSLTTPPLKERTMHDIETLIHHFLGVSWGPVLPPGEAEVPTESSKGQTSYYLTSDGAQVSYRTRIRTPSFAHIQMVPFMARGALLPDLLAILGSVDFVLSDVDR from the coding sequence ATGAACCGACTATCATCGACCATTGAAGGCGTGTCCGTCGGTGTTTCCGGCGTGGTGAAGGAACTGGAGAGTCGCTTCGGCTCCGGCGGAATTATGGCTTTTCAGCCCACAAAAGATGAGATCCCGACTGTCTGGATCGATAACAATCGGCTGCGTGACACGCTGACATATTTGAAGTCCGAGATTCCCCGTCCGTTTCCCATGCTGTTCGATTTGAGCGCGACCGACGAACGGCTGCGCCGCAATCATGGCGGGTTGCCGATCGGGCTGTTCACCGTCTTCTATCGCCTCTATTCATTCGATCGCAATGAATCGCTCCGCATTAAAGTACCCCTCCGCGAGGAACCTCTCTCGTTGCCGTCCGTCATGGATCTCTGGCCGAACGCCGATTGGTATGAGCGCGAAATATACGACATGTTCGGCATCCGGTTCGAAGGCCACCCGTTTCTCCGCCGTCTCCTCATGCCTCCGTGGTGGGACGGCCATCCCCTGCGGAAAGAACATCCGGCGCGCGGAACGGAGATGGGCCGTTTCCAACTGCCGCCGGAAAAGCTGGCCATGACGCAGGAAGCGTTGCGGTTCAAGCCGGAAGACTGGGGGTTGGTCCGCACCCATCACGACTCCGACTTCGACTACATGTTCATCAACCTCGGGCCGGCTCATACCGGCACGCACGGCGTCTTGAGGCTCGTCACGCAACTGGCGGGCGAAGAAATCATCGACATCGTGCCCGATATCGGCTTCCACCATCGGGCCAAGGAAAAGATCGCCGAGCGGCAGACCTGGCACACCTTCATTCCCTATACCGACCGTGTCGACTACCTCCAAGGTGTGCTCAACGAGATGCCCTACTGCCTCTCGGTCGAGCGACTGGCCGGCATCACGGTTCCAGACCGGGCGCAGGTCATCCGCGTCATGATGAGCGAGTTCTATCGTCTGGCCAGTCATCTCGTGTGGTACGGCACTTTCGCGCAGGACGTCGGCGCCCTCTCTCCGGTCTTTTACATGTTCAACGACCGCGAGCGGATTCATGCGATCACGGAGGCGATTTGCGGCGGTCGCATGCACCCGAACTGGTTCCGGATCGGAGGCGTGTCCCAGGATCTCCCCGTCGGTTGGGACAAACTGGTCAAACAGTTCGTGGACTACCTCCCCGGCCGTTTGGATGAATACGAGCGGCTGGTGATGGACAATCCGATTTTCAAGGAACGGACGGTCGGCATCGGCGCCTTCACGCTCGAAGACGCGATCGCGTGGGGCGCGACCGGCCCCATGTTGCGTGCCTGCGGGCTGCCCTGGGATCTGCGCAAGGTCCGCCCCTACTCCGGTTACGATCGGTTCGACTTCGAAGTTCCGGTCGGCTCCCGCGGAGATTGTTACGATCGGGCCGTCGTGCACGTGCTGGAGATGCGGCAGTCGTTGCGCATCATCCGCCAGTGCCTCGACCACATGCCGGCCGGTCCGTACAAATCTCTCGATTCCCTGACGACTCCTCCGCTCAAAGAACGGACCATGCATGATATCGAGACCCTCATCCATCATTTTCTGGGGGTGAGTTGGGGACCGGTGCTGCCGCCGGGCGAGGCGGAAGTGCCCACGGAATCGTCGAAGGGCCAGACCAGCTATTACTTGACCAGCGATGGGGCACAAGTTTCGTACCGGACGAGAATCCGTACC